The Candidatus Afararchaeum irisae genome window below encodes:
- a CDS encoding PAS domain-containing protein, producing the protein MRERDIHQDETYIEAFLDAFDDVLYTHTVDGDLLDWNRAVNEVTGYTDDEIRSMNALDFFEGEDRDVIRRGIEEAVETGGARREADLVTKDGDEIPYEFVANRLEDIDGNQVIAGIGREITERKEYEEELERTRDRLEEAQRVAGMGHWVSDFEEIEWSDEVYSIFGVEPGEVDPTHERWLEFVHPDDRDRVEDAVDEALEEDNYDIQHRIVRPNGEVRVVHERGDVQYDDDGDPVRMIGTVQDITRERRIRSLLNSIRDIAQGVLEADTADEVYGSTMDVLSSREGFGYDYACASIGVFGDDGREVERIYDAGMIADDDEECEVLWREIYTSDYVDEVFEKDVLVIDDVTQPPYEQHGSYDRPVHGAVSVPLRHRDDDYGVMTLHLPPDRDADDGSISEDEVRLVEEMAHDVSLGVYSVEAEERLERERDELALLNRIVRHDIRNDMNLVLGWGDILRDYVEDDGEEYLETVLDMSRHVVDLTKTARDYVESVEMGEEAEVEPIRLRETVENSVRKRRETYPSTDFVVDSIPDVDVEANDLLSTVFRNLLNNAVQHNDSEEPRVEVSAEEEDGEVVVTVADNGPGVPDDLKDEIFGKGERGLESEGTGVGLYLAKTVVESYGGEIWVEDSDLGGADFKVSLRKT; encoded by the coding sequence ATGCGTGAGAGAGACATACACCAAGACGAGACCTACATAGAGGCTTTCTTAGACGCCTTCGACGACGTACTTTACACACACACAGTCGACGGCGACCTCCTCGACTGGAACCGCGCGGTCAACGAGGTCACGGGATACACAGACGACGAGATACGCAGTATGAATGCTCTCGACTTCTTCGAGGGCGAAGACAGAGACGTGATACGTCGAGGAATCGAGGAAGCCGTCGAGACGGGTGGGGCGAGGAGAGAGGCAGACCTCGTGACGAAGGACGGCGACGAGATACCCTACGAGTTCGTGGCTAACAGACTCGAAGACATAGACGGAAACCAAGTCATCGCAGGCATAGGAAGGGAAATCACCGAACGCAAGGAGTACGAGGAGGAGCTTGAGAGGACACGTGACCGTCTCGAAGAGGCACAGAGGGTTGCGGGCATGGGACACTGGGTCTCGGACTTCGAGGAGATCGAGTGGTCAGACGAGGTCTACAGTATATTCGGTGTCGAGCCCGGAGAAGTAGATCCTACACACGAGAGATGGCTAGAGTTCGTCCATCCCGACGACCGCGACAGAGTGGAGGATGCCGTCGACGAGGCACTCGAAGAAGACAACTACGACATACAACACCGTATAGTGCGTCCCAACGGCGAGGTACGTGTAGTCCACGAGAGGGGCGACGTACAGTACGACGACGACGGCGATCCCGTACGTATGATCGGTACTGTTCAGGACATCACGCGTGAGAGACGTATCAGGAGCCTACTCAACTCGATCAGGGATATCGCTCAGGGGGTTCTCGAAGCCGATACAGCCGACGAGGTCTACGGTTCGACTATGGACGTCCTGTCTTCGAGGGAAGGCTTCGGATACGACTACGCATGTGCGTCGATAGGAGTCTTCGGTGACGACGGACGTGAGGTCGAACGGATATACGACGCGGGAATGATAGCCGACGACGACGAAGAGTGTGAGGTACTGTGGCGCGAGATCTACACATCCGACTACGTCGACGAGGTCTTTGAGAAAGATGTCCTCGTCATAGATGACGTCACACAGCCGCCCTACGAACAACACGGGAGTTACGACAGACCCGTACATGGTGCCGTCTCGGTTCCCCTGAGACACAGAGACGACGACTACGGCGTTATGACACTCCATCTCCCGCCCGACCGTGACGCCGACGACGGTAGTATCTCCGAGGACGAGGTTCGTCTCGTAGAGGAGATGGCACACGACGTCTCTCTCGGTGTCTACTCCGTCGAGGCGGAGGAGAGGCTAGAGCGCGAGAGGGACGAACTCGCCCTACTCAACCGTATAGTTCGCCACGACATACGTAACGACATGAACCTCGTCTTAGGTTGGGGTGACATTCTGAGAGACTACGTCGAAGACGACGGCGAGGAGTATCTCGAAACCGTCTTAGACATGAGCCGCCACGTCGTCGATCTCACGAAGACTGCGAGGGACTACGTCGAGTCGGTTGAGATGGGGGAGGAGGCTGAGGTCGAACCCATCCGTCTCCGCGAGACTGTCGAGAACTCCGTCAGAAAGAGACGTGAGACCTACCCCTCTACCGACTTCGTCGTCGACTCGATCCCTGACGTAGACGTCGAGGCTAACGACCTCCTGTCGACTGTCTTCAGGAACCTCCTCAACAACGCAGTACAGCACAACGACTCCGAGGAGCCAAGGGTCGAGGTCTCAGCAGAGGAGGAGGACGGCGAAGTAGTCGTGACTGTCGCCGACAACGGTCCGGGTGTTCCCGACGACCTCAAGGACGAGATCTTCGGAAAGGGCGAGAGGGGGCTCGAAAGTGAGGGAACCGGAGTCGGTCTCTACCTCGCAAAGACAGTCGTCGAGAGCTACGGCGGTGAGATCTGGGTCGAGGACTCCGACCTCGGCGGTGCCGACTTCAAGGTCAGTCTCAGGAAGACGTAG
- a CDS encoding PAS domain S-box protein, producing MSPEALARSIRYAVERNTQRRELRRTKTKYESLFEGSPDPVILSDRTTGEIVEANSKASRLVGYSDHEIVGMNQSELHPDEERYKSLFERVKEDDSPVSEFEDGSQIYVVTADGERIPVEISVSEVGVDGRDLIYGVFRDISDRRDRESDLERYEDVVESLRVGVYRNTPGEEGDFIEVNSAMVDLFDADSEEELLETHVSDLYVDPEKRAELSDELMQKGYVEGRELRLRTLEGNEFWASVTATREFDTDGEVYFDGTLRDVTERKKRTRDLRRVKRVVDEAPISVAISDPRYDDNPIVYVNDRFTEVTGYTKDEVVGRNCRFLQGDDTDDETVAEIREAIDDERPIKTEILNYRKNGVSFWNELHIAPIYDTDGDLMSFVGFQIDVTDEVRRKRKLERYHGLVENVPVGIYRKMPEKDGRLVEVNPALASIFGAESEIDLLGVPLKNLYSDVEDHDDFLREIDSEGVATKELRMKTVDGDEFWAMMTAYQFESDEGETYIDGMVHDITERKEYERELEERNSELELLNRIVRHDIRNDMQVVLGMSQALEADIDDDRLDRVIENSHDVIELTKTMRDLMETMMSESEEADLEAVNLRQIIENQVDEVMSSYERAEVTTETPDIDSTVEADGMVSSVFRNLLENAVHHNDAEVPRIEVSAEEEDGEVVVTVADNGPGVPDDRKDEIFGKGEKGLESEGTGVGLYLVKTVVDRYGGDVWVEDSDLGGAAFKVRLRKAETESETET from the coding sequence GTGAGTCCCGAGGCACTCGCGCGTTCGATACGTTACGCAGTCGAGAGAAACACGCAGAGACGTGAGCTGAGACGGACTAAGACGAAGTACGAGTCGCTCTTCGAGGGATCTCCCGACCCCGTCATTCTCTCCGACAGAACTACGGGAGAGATAGTCGAGGCGAACTCGAAGGCTTCGAGACTCGTAGGCTACTCCGACCACGAGATAGTCGGGATGAATCAGTCGGAGCTACATCCCGACGAAGAGAGATATAAGAGCCTGTTTGAGAGGGTCAAGGAGGACGACAGCCCTGTGTCGGAGTTCGAGGACGGCTCGCAGATATACGTGGTCACCGCTGACGGTGAGAGGATACCCGTTGAGATCTCCGTCTCGGAGGTCGGCGTCGACGGCAGAGACCTCATATACGGTGTCTTCCGCGATATATCCGACAGGAGAGACCGCGAGTCTGACCTAGAGAGGTACGAGGACGTCGTTGAGAGCCTACGTGTCGGCGTCTACAGAAACACTCCCGGAGAAGAAGGTGACTTTATCGAGGTTAACTCGGCTATGGTCGACCTCTTCGACGCCGACTCGGAGGAGGAGCTACTCGAAACCCATGTCTCGGATCTCTATGTAGACCCCGAGAAGAGAGCCGAGTTAAGTGACGAACTCATGCAGAAGGGCTACGTCGAGGGCAGAGAGCTCAGACTCAGGACGCTTGAAGGCAACGAGTTCTGGGCTTCGGTAACCGCCACGAGGGAGTTCGACACCGACGGCGAGGTCTACTTCGACGGAACTCTGAGGGACGTGACCGAGAGGAAGAAACGCACGAGGGATCTACGGCGTGTCAAGAGAGTCGTAGACGAGGCTCCTATCAGTGTGGCTATATCCGACCCAAGGTACGACGACAACCCCATAGTCTATGTCAACGACAGGTTCACCGAGGTCACGGGGTACACTAAGGATGAGGTCGTGGGAAGGAACTGCCGTTTCCTACAGGGAGACGACACCGACGACGAGACTGTCGCCGAGATACGTGAGGCGATAGACGACGAGCGCCCAATAAAGACAGAGATACTCAACTACCGGAAGAACGGTGTCTCGTTCTGGAACGAGCTACATATAGCTCCTATATATGACACCGACGGCGATCTGATGAGCTTCGTCGGCTTCCAGATCGACGTTACTGACGAGGTGAGGAGGAAACGCAAGCTTGAGAGGTACCACGGTCTCGTCGAGAACGTACCTGTAGGCATCTACCGTAAGATGCCCGAGAAGGACGGACGTCTCGTCGAGGTCAACCCGGCTCTTGCGTCGATATTCGGGGCTGAGTCGGAGATCGACCTCTTGGGGGTTCCACTCAAGAACCTCTACTCCGACGTAGAGGATCACGACGACTTCCTGCGCGAGATCGACTCCGAGGGCGTCGCAACGAAGGAGCTACGTATGAAGACGGTCGACGGAGACGAGTTCTGGGCGATGATGACGGCTTACCAGTTCGAGTCGGACGAAGGTGAGACGTATATCGACGGCATGGTTCACGATATTACCGAGAGAAAGGAGTATGAGAGGGAGCTAGAGGAGAGGAACTCCGAGCTTGAGCTTCTCAACCGGATCGTGAGACACGATATACGTAACGACATGCAGGTCGTACTCGGAATGAGCCAGGCTCTCGAAGCCGACATAGACGACGACAGACTCGACCGTGTCATAGAGAACAGCCACGACGTGATAGAGCTCACGAAGACGATGCGTGATCTGATGGAGACTATGATGTCGGAGTCCGAAGAAGCCGACCTCGAAGCCGTGAACCTCCGACAGATCATCGAGAATCAGGTCGATGAAGTCATGAGCTCGTACGAGAGGGCTGAGGTCACGACAGAGACGCCCGACATCGACTCTACTGTCGAAGCCGACGGTATGGTCTCGTCGGTCTTCAGGAACCTCCTCGAGAACGCAGTACACCACAATGATGCCGAAGTTCCGAGGATCGAGGTCTCAGCAGAGGAGGAGGACGGCGAAGTAGTCGTGACTGTCGCCGACAACGGTCCGGGTGTCCCCGACGACCGGAAGGACGAGATCTTCGGAAAGGGCGAGAAGGGACTCGAAAGCGAGGGAACCGGAGTCGGTCTCTACCTCGTGAAGACAGTCGTCGACAGGTACGGTGGCGACGTCTGGGTAGAGGACTCCGACCTCGGCGGTGCCGCCTTCAAGGTCAGGCTCAGAAAGGCAGAAACAGAGTCAGAGACAGAGACGTGA
- the metX gene encoding homoserine O-acetyltransferase, with protein MDVTRDTVSLGRFEFECGESIPELEVAYETYGEYTGDNAILVCHALTGSSHVAGRGRDAGTSGQAAAWWDDIVGPGKSIDPSDYYIVCANVPGSCYGSTGPASENPETGEPYGPDFPPVTITDWTRAQSMLLEILGVDSLHAVVGGSVGGMNVLEWAKLYPDFVEKVVPIATAARLDPQALALDSVARRAILNDPKWRGGRYYSAGDDGEPDPPKDGLRLARQIGHIMYLSKDSMEDKFGRRSARRDPTDDEIVSSDPTSDFFKYRDVESYLDYQSEKFAKRFDPNSYIYLLRAMDDYDLSQGYESDADALAAFDGEALIISFTGDWHFTVEQSRSLERAFEEADVDVEHTVQESDYGHDAFLVEPENVGPAVSGFLD; from the coding sequence ATGGACGTGACCCGTGACACCGTGAGTCTCGGGCGGTTCGAGTTCGAGTGTGGCGAGTCGATACCCGAGCTAGAGGTCGCGTACGAGACCTACGGCGAGTACACGGGTGACAACGCCATCTTAGTCTGTCACGCCCTCACGGGAAGCTCACACGTCGCTGGAAGAGGACGTGACGCTGGGACGAGCGGGCAGGCTGCGGCGTGGTGGGACGACATAGTCGGTCCCGGTAAGTCGATAGATCCCTCCGACTACTACATAGTCTGTGCGAACGTCCCGGGTTCGTGTTACGGCAGTACGGGACCAGCGAGCGAGAACCCCGAGACGGGAGAGCCCTACGGACCCGACTTCCCTCCCGTGACCATCACAGACTGGACACGTGCCCAGAGCATGCTTCTCGAGATACTCGGGGTCGACAGCCTCCACGCAGTCGTGGGAGGAAGCGTCGGCGGCATGAACGTCTTAGAGTGGGCGAAGCTCTACCCCGACTTCGTCGAGAAGGTCGTCCCTATCGCGACGGCGGCGCGTCTCGATCCACAGGCACTCGCGCTCGACTCCGTAGCGAGGAGGGCGATACTCAACGACCCCAAATGGAGGGGTGGACGTTACTACTCCGCGGGAGACGACGGAGAGCCCGACCCGCCGAAGGACGGTCTGCGTCTCGCGAGACAGATCGGGCACATAATGTACCTCTCGAAGGACTCGATGGAGGACAAGTTCGGGAGGAGGTCGGCGAGACGTGACCCCACCGACGACGAGATAGTCTCGTCAGACCCCACGAGCGACTTCTTCAAGTACAGGGACGTCGAGTCGTACCTCGACTACCAGTCGGAGAAGTTCGCTAAGAGGTTCGATCCCAACAGCTACATATACCTCCTCAGGGCGATGGACGACTACGACCTATCACAGGGCTACGAGTCCGACGCCGACGCCTTAGCCGCATTCGACGGCGAGGCACTCATAATCAGCTTCACGGGTGACTGGCATTTCACGGTCGAACAGTCGAGGAGTCTAGAAAGGGCGTTCGAGGAGGCGGACGTCGACGTCGAACACACGGTACAGGAGAGTGACTACGGACACGATGCCTTTCTCGTCGAGCCAGAGAACGTGGGTCCAGCAGTTAGTGGATTTCTTGATTAA
- a CDS encoding ZIP family metal transporter, whose product MDLIANLTLVFLAGLMTALATGVGALPFFVFDEIEDRWNVVLWGLASGIMVSASLFGLVEEGLNEGTVWEILPGVGVGVLLVVVSHYFIVNAEVDPREYEEADFKKLLIILGILTVHSFPEGVAVGVSFADLNLGTGPELLGFTVPVLAVFMTVAISIHNVPEGTAVAIPLKAMGVSKWKMVWWAVFSSLPQPIGAVIAFAFVRVAREFLPFGFGFAAGAMVFLVLTEFIPEALETGEDLPRGGKVELLSGIALGVLIMLPLNMI is encoded by the coding sequence ATGGATCTAATAGCCAACCTCACCCTGGTGTTCTTAGCCGGTCTAATGACGGCGTTAGCCACGGGGGTAGGAGCACTTCCCTTCTTCGTGTTCGACGAGATAGAAGACCGGTGGAACGTCGTCCTCTGGGGTCTCGCCTCGGGGATAATGGTCTCAGCTTCCCTCTTCGGACTCGTCGAGGAGGGTCTGAACGAGGGAACCGTCTGGGAGATACTCCCTGGAGTCGGGGTCGGTGTCCTCCTCGTCGTCGTTAGCCATTACTTCATAGTCAACGCCGAGGTCGACCCACGTGAGTACGAGGAGGCTGACTTCAAGAAGCTCCTCATCATACTCGGGATACTCACAGTACACAGCTTTCCCGAGGGGGTCGCGGTCGGCGTCTCTTTCGCCGACCTCAACCTAGGAACCGGACCTGAGCTACTCGGCTTCACGGTTCCCGTCCTTGCCGTCTTCATGACGGTCGCGATCTCGATACATAACGTCCCCGAGGGAACTGCGGTCGCGATACCTCTCAAGGCGATGGGTGTCTCGAAATGGAAGATGGTCTGGTGGGCTGTCTTCTCCAGCCTGCCACAGCCGATAGGTGCTGTGATAGCCTTCGCCTTCGTACGTGTCGCACGTGAGTTCCTGCCGTTCGGCTTCGGATTCGCCGCGGGTGCGATGGTCTTCCTCGTACTCACCGAGTTCATACCCGAAGCTCTCGAAACCGGAGAGGATCTCCCGAGAGGCGGGAAGGTCGAGCTACTCTCGGGGATCGCCCTCGGAGTCCTCATAATGCTCCCGCTCAACATGATCTGA
- a CDS encoding O-acetylhomoserine aminocarboxypropyltransferase/cysteine synthase family protein — translation MTDSDSSDESDGFRTRSVHDGYDPDPATGSVAPPIYQTTSYEFEDAEHAAKLFGLEEAGNIYSRIMNPTNAVLEKRMASLENGVAAVATASGMASLDLLTFILASAGDNVVTSSALYGGTFTYFTHTAPRRGVESRFVDPLDYEGFDERIDDDTAYVHAETIGNPALVTPDIERLAEVAHQNGVPLVIDNTFATPFLSNPLDHGADIVWESTTKWIHGSGTTVGGVVVDGGSFDWDADDYPEVAGDNPAYHGVNFKERFGDAAFAYAARTRGMRDLGNQQSPFDAWNTAQKLETLPLRMEKQSENALEVAEFLEDHDEVAWVNYPGLESHETHEEATEYLDGGYGGMITFGLEGGYDAGRGFCEATELATLLANVGDSKTLVIHPASTTHQQLTEEEQEASGVTPDMVRLSVGIEDADDIVDDIDNAIREVS, via the coding sequence ATGACTGACTCAGACTCCTCTGATGAAAGCGACGGGTTCAGGACACGGAGCGTACATGACGGCTACGACCCCGATCCCGCGACGGGTTCGGTAGCACCGCCGATCTACCAGACTACCTCCTACGAGTTCGAGGACGCCGAACACGCCGCGAAGCTCTTTGGACTCGAAGAGGCGGGCAACATATACAGCAGGATAATGAACCCCACGAACGCCGTCCTAGAAAAGAGGATGGCGAGTCTCGAAAACGGAGTCGCCGCGGTCGCGACTGCGAGCGGGATGGCGTCTCTCGACCTTCTGACTTTCATACTCGCGTCTGCGGGAGACAACGTCGTGACGTCTTCGGCTCTCTACGGCGGTACGTTCACCTACTTCACTCACACAGCACCCAGACGCGGCGTCGAGTCACGTTTCGTCGACCCGCTAGACTACGAGGGATTCGACGAGAGGATAGACGACGACACCGCGTACGTCCACGCCGAGACCATCGGAAACCCGGCTCTCGTGACTCCCGACATCGAGAGGCTAGCCGAGGTAGCACACCAAAACGGTGTCCCACTCGTAATAGACAACACCTTCGCTACGCCCTTCCTGTCCAACCCTCTCGACCACGGCGCAGACATAGTCTGGGAGTCGACGACGAAATGGATACACGGAAGCGGCACGACTGTCGGCGGAGTCGTCGTCGACGGAGGGAGCTTCGACTGGGACGCCGACGACTACCCCGAGGTCGCTGGTGACAATCCCGCCTACCACGGCGTCAACTTCAAGGAGCGTTTCGGAGACGCAGCCTTCGCCTACGCCGCGAGGACGAGGGGGATGAGAGACCTCGGAAACCAGCAGTCGCCCTTCGACGCGTGGAACACCGCCCAGAAGCTCGAAACCCTCCCACTCAGGATGGAGAAGCAGTCGGAGAACGCCCTGGAGGTCGCCGAGTTCCTCGAAGACCACGACGAGGTCGCGTGGGTAAACTACCCCGGTCTCGAAAGCCACGAGACACACGAGGAGGCGACCGAGTACCTCGACGGAGGCTACGGCGGAATGATAACCTTCGGCTTAGAGGGAGGCTACGACGCCGGAAGGGGGTTCTGTGAGGCGACCGAGTTGGCTACACTCCTCGCAAACGTCGGTGACTCGAAGACGCTCGTGATACATCCCGCGAGCACGACACACCAGCAGCTTACGGAGGAGGAACAGGAGGCGAGCGGCGTGACACCCGACATGGTACGTCTCTCGGTCGGCATCGAGGACGCCGACGACATAGTAGACGACATAGACAACGCGATAAGAGAGGTGTCGTAG
- a CDS encoding helix-turn-helix domain-containing protein translates to MPEAKLRLSLPEGKWISEISKSYSDVLFRVVAAVADENGVGIIEMDGDDDDIETIISEMEKDEEIQSLNPLQKTDNEALVEFETSSPSLLLAAKESGMPIETPFDINDGEVVWEITASHERLSNLSERLDTLGVNFDVEYIRETEREDLLTDNQEELLLTAFEKGYYDTPRRASLDDVSHEAGIAKSTCSETLHRVEGKVIERFIEEL, encoded by the coding sequence ATGCCCGAGGCTAAGTTAAGACTGAGTCTACCCGAAGGGAAATGGATAAGCGAGATATCCAAATCGTATTCGGATGTTCTCTTCCGTGTAGTAGCCGCTGTAGCGGATGAAAACGGTGTTGGTATTATCGAGATGGATGGTGACGATGACGATATAGAGACGATCATATCTGAGATGGAGAAAGACGAAGAGATTCAGTCCTTGAACCCACTTCAGAAGACGGATAATGAAGCCCTTGTAGAGTTCGAAACGAGCAGTCCTTCGTTGCTCCTTGCGGCTAAGGAGTCGGGAATGCCTATCGAGACCCCTTTCGATATCAATGACGGAGAGGTAGTATGGGAGATTACCGCGTCTCACGAACGTCTCTCGAATCTGTCCGAACGTTTAGATACTCTGGGTGTAAATTTCGACGTCGAGTACATACGTGAGACCGAACGTGAGGATCTACTAACAGATAATCAGGAAGAGTTATTACTCACGGCTTTCGAGAAGGGATACTACGACACACCTAGAAGAGCCTCATTGGACGATGTGAGCCACGAGGCTGGAATAGCGAAATCCACGTGTAGTGAAACGTTACATAGAGTTGAAGGGAAAGTCATAGAGAGATTTATCGAGGAACTGTAA
- a CDS encoding GAF domain-containing sensor histidine kinase translates to MRRLLEVGRDYLGTDHGYVARTDIDEDRWETVVSTDPPDGKVAEGKELELGETYCREVVRTRSRIDISDAPNEGWEDDPAYENTGLRCYHGTPVLVDGEPYGTACFSSSETCEPFSEAERIFVELVGELVGSVIRNHRYSSEITRRDELISVLNRVLRHNLRNGMNVISGYADMIEETREGDRDAEAAAMIREKTDDLLRLSEKARRLEDQITEPPIPRPTDVLSLVEEAVEETRDKYPDVSVSVSVIPPESSEAVALAAPRAKLVFKELLENAAEHAGESPTVEVEVDVSETGVRVTVSDDGDGMSEQDLSVLSRGDEEPLRHGSGLGLSLVYVVSKILDAEVEAESSENGTEVRVEFSPASAASTQGYIG, encoded by the coding sequence ATAAGACGTCTCCTCGAAGTAGGGCGCGACTACCTCGGAACCGACCACGGCTACGTGGCACGTACTGACATCGACGAAGACAGATGGGAGACTGTCGTGAGCACCGATCCCCCCGACGGCAAGGTCGCAGAGGGAAAAGAGCTCGAACTCGGAGAGACCTACTGCCGTGAGGTCGTACGTACGAGGTCACGGATCGACATCAGTGACGCGCCGAACGAGGGCTGGGAGGACGACCCGGCGTACGAAAATACGGGTCTGAGATGTTACCACGGAACCCCGGTACTCGTCGACGGCGAGCCGTACGGTACGGCTTGTTTCTCTTCGTCGGAGACGTGTGAGCCCTTCTCGGAAGCCGAGAGGATATTCGTCGAACTCGTCGGCGAACTTGTTGGATCTGTGATACGGAACCACAGATACAGTTCGGAGATAACTCGGCGCGACGAGCTTATAAGCGTACTCAACCGTGTCCTGCGCCACAACCTCAGAAACGGCATGAACGTGATCTCGGGATACGCGGACATGATCGAGGAGACGCGGGAGGGTGATAGAGACGCCGAGGCGGCGGCGATGATACGTGAGAAGACGGACGATCTACTCCGGCTGAGCGAGAAGGCGAGGAGACTCGAAGACCAGATTACTGAGCCTCCGATACCACGTCCGACTGATGTTCTGAGTCTCGTCGAGGAAGCCGTCGAGGAGACACGTGACAAGTACCCCGACGTCTCTGTTTCGGTCTCGGTCATACCGCCCGAATCCTCCGAGGCTGTGGCTCTCGCCGCACCGAGGGCGAAGCTGGTGTTCAAGGAGCTTCTGGAGAACGCCGCCGAGCACGCGGGCGAGTCCCCGACTGTCGAGGTCGAAGTAGACGTCTCTGAGACGGGAGTCAGAGTGACTGTCTCCGACGACGGAGACGGCATGTCGGAACAGGATCTCTCGGTTCTGTCACGCGGCGACGAGGAGCCCCTGAGACACGGCAGCGGTCTCGGACTGTCGCTAGTCTATGTGGTCTCGAAGATCCTCGACGCCGAGGTGGAGGCGGAGTCGTCGGAGAACGGAACCGAGGTAAGGGTCGAGTTCAGTCCGGCTTCGGCGGCTTCGACACAGGGCTACATCGGGTAG
- a CDS encoding TrmB family transcriptional regulator yields MTEIELSSSQYRILSSLVSLHRAHGDSVKGKEVAEAVDRNPGTIRNKMQSLKDLSLVEGVVGPNGGYKPTEDAYKLLEIDESGGLNSLPLLRNGYPVEGATVAEIDLKSINHPTLCRAEIQIKGDIHEFHENDKIKIGPTIYGFIIYGSVDVKDDDSSRIVVGVEEMKVV; encoded by the coding sequence GTGACAGAGATCGAACTTTCATCGAGTCAGTACCGTATACTCTCGTCGCTCGTGAGTCTCCACAGGGCACACGGCGATTCGGTTAAGGGCAAGGAAGTAGCCGAGGCGGTCGACAGGAACCCCGGGACTATACGTAACAAGATGCAGTCGCTCAAGGATCTGAGCCTCGTCGAGGGTGTCGTCGGTCCCAACGGAGGCTACAAGCCCACAGAAGACGCGTATAAACTCCTCGAAATCGACGAGTCGGGAGGCCTCAACAGTCTGCCACTCCTCAGAAACGGCTATCCGGTCGAGGGCGCGACGGTCGCCGAGATCGATCTCAAGAGCATAAACCATCCGACACTCTGCCGAGCCGAGATACAGATAAAGGGAGACATACACGAGTTCCACGAGAACGACAAGATAAAGATAGGACCTACTATATACGGCTTTATCATATACGGCTCGGTAGACGTCAAGGACGACGACAGCAGCAGAATAGTCGTAGGAGTCGAGGAGATGAAGGTCGTCTGA